In Pseudomonas sp. LRP2-20, the genomic window CAATGGTGGCAAACTCGCCGAAGCGGCGCAGCACGCGGAACAGGGTCAGCGCTTCCTTGCCCTCGTCATTGACTTCGACCATGCGCTCACCGGAGCGCAGGTTGCTCTTGAGCAGTGGCGCATTGACCTGCTTCTTCGAGGTCGGCCAGTGGCCACGCACCAGCGCCATGTAGCGTTTGTCCACGCCGTCGCCACGCAGGGCGGCGTGCAGGTGGCGCAACATGCTGCGCTTCTTGGCGATCATCAGCAGGCCCGAGGTGTCGCGGTCCAGGCGATGCACCAGCTCCAGCTCCTTGGCGTCCGGACGCAGCTGGCGCAGCGCCTCGATCACGCCAAAGCTCAGGCCGCTGCCGCCATGCACGGCAATACCGGCTGGCTTGTTCATCACGATCAGCGCCTTGTCTTCGTAGACGATGGCTGCTTCCAGGCGCTGCAGCAGGCCCTGGGCCACCGGCGCCGGCTCGTCACGCTCGGGCAACCGGACAGGCGGCACGCGCACGATATCGCCGGCCTGAATCTTGTACTCGGGTTTGACCCGCCCCTTGTTGACCCGCACCTCACCCTTGCGCAGGATGCGGTAGACCAGGGTCTTGGGCACGCCCTTGAGCGCCGTGATGAGGAAATTGTCAATGCGTTGGCCGGCAAGTTCCGGCGCGACTTCGATCAGCTGAACGCCGGAAGTCGGAGGGGTATTGGTCGTCATGGCGGGGATCATAACAATTATTTATGGAATTGAAGCACTTAATCATTACTGCTATAGTCGCGAACGCCGCCAAAAGCGGCAGGCCAGTGAAACCAGGCCCTGGGCCGGTTCCTGACCTACGCAGTTCTCCAGGACGCGAGGCCGTCCTACGGGGTTTTCGCCAGTTTACCGAATTGCCTGGAATCGCCACCAGCGCTGTGTAGAGAAGACCGAAAAAAAACGACAAGTGTGGTTTTTCACCTGCTTCCCGATTCTTTTCGCTGCACCTCTGCCCGCCCCGTCGCTTCCACGCAACGCAAGGCGAATGCTTCGGAAATACCTGCCTTGGATATGTAATGGCGTCAGCTCCCATTCGAAGCTGGCGAAAAATGCAACCCGTTGCGGATTCAGCGCGCGGCAGCACCCGAATTATCAGGGATACGTGCAGGGTGGAGATGCACAGCCCTCGGACCGTGTAGCAGATGCCTCGAGCGTCCACGGCCGACGGTTGATTCCTCCTCCTGACTGAGTGCACGAGGCCCGCTTGGTTGATTCGGATACCCATTCGAAACCACCGGGGCCTGGTTGGCACCGCAGCAAACAGGACGCGTCGTCGCGACAACGGCAGGCTGGGCAACCGGCTGGTGCCGAACGTTGCTCGACACGGGGGTGGCCCAGCCACCCTTTGCGCACCTTGGCACCGACCATGAGAAGTCGTGTGTGCCGAACGCCGTTTCCGGCAGCCCGGAAACCGACGGTACAACATGAAAAGAATGCTGATTAACGCAACTCAGCCCGAAGAGTTGCGTGTAGCCCTGGTGGACGGCCAACGTCTCTACGACCTGGACATCGAGTCCGGCGCGCGTGAGCAGAAAAAGGCCAACATCTACAAAGGCAAGATCACCCGCATCGAACCGAGCCTCGAAGCCGCCTTCGTCGACTTCGGCTCCGAACGTCACGGCTTCCTGCCGCTGAAAGAAATCTCCCGCGAATACTTCAAGAAAGCCCCTGAAGGCCGGGTCAACATCAAGGAAGTCCTGAGCGAAGGCCAGGAAGTCATCGTTCAGGTCGAGAAGGAAGAGCGCGGCAACAAAGGCGCCGCCCTGACCACCTTCATCAGCCTGGCTGGCCGCTACCTGGTGCTGATGCCCAACAACCCGCGTGCCGGTGGCATCTCCCGCCGCATCGAAGGCGAAGAGCGCAACGAGCTGCGTGAAGCCCTGAACGGCCTGACCGTGCCGGGCGACATGGGCCTGATCGTGCGCACTGCCGGCCTGGGCCGCAGCAGCGAAGAAATGCAGTGGGACCTCGACTACCTGCTGCAGCTGTGGACCGCCATCAAGGAAGCGTCCCTGGACCGCGCCGCGCCATTCCTGATCTACCAGGAAAGCAACGTCATCATCCGCGCCATCCGCGACTACCTGCGCCAGGACATCGGCGAAGTGCTGATCGACAGCATCGATGCCCAGGAAGAAGCCCTGACCTTCATCCGCCAGGTAATGCCGCAGTACGCCAGCAAGGTCAAGCTGTACGAAGACAGCGTACCGCTGTTCAACCGCTTCCAGATCGAAAGCCAGATCGAGACCGCCTTCCAGCGCGTGGTCGACCTGCCGTCCGGTGGCTCGATCGTGATCGACCCGACCGAAGCCCTGGTCTCCATCGACATCAACTCGGCGCGCGCCACCAAGGGCAGCGACATCGAGGAAACCGCCCTGCAGACCAACCTGGAAGCGGCCGAGGAAATCGCCCGCCAGCTGCGCCTGCGTGACATCGGCGGCTTGATCGTCATCGACTTCATCGACATGACCCCGGCGAAGAACCAGCGCGCTGTAGAAGAGCGCGTGCGTGAATGCCTGGAAGCCGACCGCGCCCGTGTCCAGGTCGGCCGCATCTCGCGCTTCGGCCTGCTGGAAATGTCCCGTCAGCGTCTGCGCCCGTCGCTTGGCGAAAGCAGCGGCATCGTCTGCCCACGCTGCTCCGGCACCGGCATCATCCGTGACGTCGAATCGTTGTCGCTGGCCATCCTGCGCCTGATCGAAGAAGAAGCCCTGAAAGACCGTACTGCCGAAGTACGCGCCCAGGTGCCGATCCCGGTCGCCGCATTCCTGCTCAACGAGAAACGCAACTCGATCACCAAGATCGAACTGCGCACTCGCGCACGCATCATCATTCTGCCGAACGACCACCTGGAAACCCCGCACTTCGAAGTCCAGCGTCTGCGCGACGACAACCCGGAAGTGCTGAACAACCAGTCCAGCTACGAAATCGCCGCCGCCGAAGC contains:
- the rluC gene encoding 23S rRNA pseudouridine(955/2504/2580) synthase RluC yields the protein MTTNTPPTSGVQLIEVAPELAGQRIDNFLITALKGVPKTLVYRILRKGEVRVNKGRVKPEYKIQAGDIVRVPPVRLPERDEPAPVAQGLLQRLEAAIVYEDKALIVMNKPAGIAVHGGSGLSFGVIEALRQLRPDAKELELVHRLDRDTSGLLMIAKKRSMLRHLHAALRGDGVDKRYMALVRGHWPTSKKQVNAPLLKSNLRSGERMVEVNDEGKEALTLFRVLRRFGEFATIVEARPITGRTHQIRVHTLHAGHMIAGDSKYGDEDFSREIRELGGKRLFLHAYALTVPLPDGGELKLEAPVDEVWAKTVERLSAA